The sequence ACGGTGGCTGTGACCGATGCGGTCGACGCCGACCCCCTCCAGATTTTCGGGTCCGGCGCGCTCGCCGCGACCGTCCCCGAAGACGCGGTTTCGGGGGTTCTAGATTCGCTCGCCGCCGCTGACATAGAAGCGGCCGACATCGGGACAGTCGCGGATCGCGGTGACGTCCCGTTGTCCCTCGACGACCGCGCCATCACCGAACCCGTCCGCGACGACCTCTACGCGCTCTGGGAATAGTCGGTCGGGTGTCCTTCCATGACTTGCGGCCCGATCGTCTCGCCCGTCGAGACTTCTCTGACCAGACGGGGTCCGCGATGTGGGCAGGTATGACTGGCAGTATCGATAGTGGGTTCGCAGGCTGCTCGGTGGGTTGTCGCTCAGAAATATAGCGGGAGGTAGATTTGAACTACGTCAGGACGTGCTCGCTTCGCTGCGCGCGCCCTGCCTCATTCAAATCTACTTTGCCACGTTTCGCTCGCGCCGATTGTCTCGGAGCCTCTCGGCTCCTCGACGAATTGGCGCTCGCAAAAGATAGCGGGAGGTAGATTTGAACTACGCCCGAGAACCTGCGCAAAGCGCAGAACCTCGGTCTACTTCAAATCTCCTCGACATATTTCTTCGCTCCGACACCTCGCAGCCTATCGGCTGCTCGGTGGGTTGTCGCTCAGAAATATAGCGGGAGGTAGATTTGAACTACCGATCTCCGGCTCATGAGGCCGGCGGAATCTCCAGGCTATCCTATCCCGCTATCACCTGATATGAGGAGCAATGGAGTAAGGGTTGTGATTCGCGGACGGCACCGGGGTCTGATACCGTATGGCGTGACGGACGATGTCACTGCTTTTCTCTCACGGACCGATATCCAGTCGGGCCCAAAAAGTGCCATCAGTCCCGTCGATAGAGAAAACTTTAACCACGGGCGTATTACCCACCCGTAATGAATGATTTCGAGTTGACGGACACCCAGCGCGAGGCGCTGTCCATTCTTCTCGAGCGTTACAGAGAGACCGAACAGCCGGTCTCGGGCAGCCATATCGCTGAGGAGATCGGTCGATCACCCAGTACGATATCCAAGTACATGAAAGAACTGCGCTCGCTAAATCTCGTCATTTCGCTTCGCGGGCAAAAGGGTGGCTACAGACCGACCGCGAACGCCTTTGGCGTGCTAGACGCCGACTCCGATGCGGAGTCCGAGTCGCTCTATCTCGTCCGTGGGTACGATCGCGTCGACATGGTGGTCGAGGAGATCGAATTTCCGAGCGTGCGTGACGGCGAGTCCTGTGTCGCAGACATCTACTTCGAGTCGCCCGTCGAGGCGTACGAGGTCGGTGATCTCATTCTCATCGGCCCGACGCCCGGAACCCATCTGGTGATCGGCGGGGAGATTCTCCGCTTCGATTCTCCGACACAGCTTCGTCTGGACGTCGGTGTCCTCGAAGCCCCGGTGACCGAGGACTGAGTGACTGCCCGGATTCGAGTCCCGTCGGGTCCGTTCGCAATTTCTTCGAAATCGCTTACTCCCTGAAGACCTCCCGCTCGTTAATGCTGGCTCGCAGGTCGTTCCTCCCCGCTCGCCACTCCGGTGGCTCCCGACGGTCGCCACCACGCTAGCGGGAGTCCCGTCGTCTCCGGCAACTTCGGGACCAGTTGTCGGAGAGTGGGGGGTACGGAGAACAGGGGTGAGTTCTTCGGCGTCATCGACAGTGACGGGCGGATTGGTGAATGTTAACACAAAGACGGGCTGGTACCCCTGCAGTTGTGTGCGTAATGTTCACATTCCATCCATTTTTGGGGAGGGTTGGTCACGAACTGTGGACGATGGTTCGTCGCTATCTCGACGCTTCGCTGTGCCAAACAGTCGGTG is a genomic window of Halanaeroarchaeum sulfurireducens containing:
- a CDS encoding Rrf2 family transcriptional regulator, with the protein product MNDFELTDTQREALSILLERYRETEQPVSGSHIAEEIGRSPSTISKYMKELRSLNLVISLRGQKGGYRPTANAFGVLDADSDAESESLYLVRGYDRVDMVVEEIEFPSVRDGESCVADIYFESPVEAYEVGDLILIGPTPGTHLVIGGEILRFDSPTQLRLDVGVLEAPVTED